The following are encoded together in the Cheilinus undulatus linkage group 3, ASM1832078v1, whole genome shotgun sequence genome:
- the tmem51b gene encoding transmembrane protein 51b, translated as MCSSRGICGENNRSNRSANSEGTGSGAHYALCALGVGLIALGIVMIVWTVIPMDGESSGGSPTMSGNSTNVPGNNDEAEEEKDRTKSSSVAMVLVGVGAAMLLLSIFLGVRNKRRAHNRSNQQAAGTGVPFMDHTAGEQEEAPDPTAYNVPSYEEVVGSGNYPVRQSNLRQSTSQLPSYEDIIAAVENEGSEPTSNPNEDTPLNDSTQAPAQPAEPQPDPSGLAHNPSMPTRSTSRASRLLRPLRVRRIKSDKLHLKDFRLQIRSPTQNPVTIEPITPPPQYDNKVPELG; from the exons ATGTGTTCAAGCCGGGGTATATGTGGTGAAAACAATCGCTCTAACAGATCAGCCAACTCAGAGGGCACTGGATCAGGCGCTCACTATGCCCTGTGCGCTCTGGGAGTCGGGCTCATCGCCCTGGGTATTGTCATGATTGTGTGGACTGTGATACCCATGGATGGAGAGTCATCAGGAGGCTCCCCAACTATGTCTGGAAACTCCACCAATGTGCCTGGTAACAATGATGAGGcggaggaggagaaagacagaACAAAGTCTTCATCAGTGGCTATGGTGCTTGTTGGAGTCGGGGCGGCCATGttgcttttgtccatttttctcgGTGTGAGGAACAAGAGGAGGGCGCACAACAGGAGCAACCAGCAGGCAGCAGGGACAGGAGTGCCCTTCATGGACCATACGGCAGGAGAACAGGAAGA ggCTCCTGACCCAACGGCGTACAACGTGCCAAGTTATGAGGAGGTTGTCGGCAGTGGAAATTACCCAGTCCGCCAAAGCAACCTTCGCCAAAGCACCTCTCAGCTGCCTTCTTACGAAGACATCATCGCTGCGGTGGAAAACGAGGGATCAGAGCCCACCAGCAACCCCAACGAGGACACCCCACTCAACGACTCCACTCAAGCTCCTGCTCAACCTGCCGAGCCCCAGCCTGACCCCTCTGGCCTCGCACATAACCCCAGCATGCCCACCCGCAGCACCAGCCGGGCCAGCCGTTTGCTGCGGCCCCTCAGAGTCAGGAGGATCAAGTCAGACAAACTGCACCTGAAGGATTTCCGCCTCCAAATTCGCAGCCCCACACAGAATCCAGTGACCATCGAACCCATCACTCCACCGCCGCAGTATGACAATAAGGTGCCTGAATTAGGGTAG